The proteins below are encoded in one region of Helianthus annuus cultivar XRQ/B chromosome 2, HanXRQr2.0-SUNRISE, whole genome shotgun sequence:
- the LOC110867596 gene encoding pentatricopeptide repeat-containing protein At4g38150, whose translation MKKGFRVSNLISFNISNHYHHHVDSPLMFRLFSSSSSYNNSNRSNDGYSGGRPPPRRRSGDNYTSSNRTSRLSGFIDDNGGGRRDYEEQNSQFTPANPSKGRRDFDTNRKLNNYHSVNDSKYRVSNRSDNRKSVGNINSNSSYVPFGDDDDDNINEQNSKFTPGNPRRHVEDNKMQDVDGFLDRFKLGLDQDKNKVNFDNLNGGTVNVDRGAGEGEMAAEEDTRVRPPEDADEIFRKMKETGLIPNAVAMLHGLCSDGLVQDAMKLFGVMRERGSIPEVVIYTAVVEGFCKAQKGDEAIRIFRKMQGNGIVPNAFSYGVIVQGLVKGKWLDDGFEFCLEMVEAGHSPNLATFTGLVSAFCRERGLEAAQIVISKLKDKGFGFDEKGVRDFMEKKGPFSPMVWEAIFGKKSSQML comes from the coding sequence ATGAAAAAAGGGTTTAGGGTTTCAAACCTAATCTCCTTCAACATTTcaaatcattatcatcatcatgtAGATTCGCCATTGATGTTCAGATTGttctcctcctcatcatcatacAACAACAGCAACAGATCTAACGACGGTTACTCCGGCGGCCGCCCACCGCCACGCCGCCGCTCCGGCGACAATTACACCTCCTCAAATCGCACCTCACGACTCTCCGGTTTCATCGACGATAACGGTGGCGGAAGAAGAGATTATGAAGAGCAAAATTCCCAATTTACCCCTGCAAACCCTAGCAAAGGTAGAAGAGATTTTGATACTAATAGAAAACTTAATAATTATCATTCTGTTAATGATAGTAAGTATAGAGTTAGTAATAGATCAGATAACAGAAAATCTGTAGgtaatattaatagtaatagcTCTTATGTTCcatttggtgatgatgatgatgataatattaATGAACAAAATTCCAAGTTTACCCCTGGAAACCCTAGGAGACATGTTGAGGATAATAAGATGCAGGATGTTGATGGATTTCTTGATAGGTTTAAGCTAGGGTTAGATCAGGACAAGAATAAGGTCAATTTCGACAATTTGAATGGCGGTACGGTGAATGTCGATAGGGGTGCTGGAGAGGGAGAAATGGCGGCGGAGGAGGATACGAGGGTGCGGCCGCCGGAAGATGCGGACGAGATTTTTAGGAAGATGAAGGAAACCGGGTTGATACCGAATGCGGTGGCGATGCTGCATGGTTTGTGTAGTGACGGGTTGGTTCAGGACGCGATGAAGTTGTTTGGCGTAATGCGTGAGCGAGGGTCGATTCCGGAGGTGGTGATATACACGGCGGTGGTGGAAGGGTTTTGTAAGGCGCAGAAGGGGGACGAGGCGATAAGAATATTTAGGAAGATGCAGGGGAATGGGATTGTGCCGAACGCGTTTAGTTATGGGGTTATTGTTCAGGGGTTGGTTAAAGGGAAATGGTTGGATGATGGGTTTGAGTTTTGTTTGGAGATGGTGGAAGCAGGGCATTCGCCGAATTTGGCTACGTTTACGGGGTTGGTTAGCGCGTTTTGTAGGGAAAGGGGTCTGGAAGCTGCTCAGATTGTGATCAGTAAGTTGAAAGATAAAGGGTTTGGATTTGATGAGAAGGGTGTTAGAGATTTTATGGAGAAGAAAGGTCCTTTCTCGCCAATGGTTTGGGAAGCTATCTTTGGGAAGAAGAGTTCACAAATGTTATGA
- the LOC110867597 gene encoding eukaryotic translation initiation factor 3 subunit A-like, translating to MTKGNAELYDQYSCLVIELTSETERNQKEVERLKHEISRLDEQKSTLTLEKLSLESSLKENDIHTFRKESERKIQELTTELAVVKKHHKKLIAEHEKKSKLLTSYRIREERIRTDSEHERQQLIEEAANLKEKVSDYKQKLEKLKNEKSNLEASLHSVSNSFEKLKAEKMSFFNKMSEFEDCKSERDALEEKLSRLEGDLTAKNASRLQDANIKNEISRIKSANLQYRLKIQQLEGEKKELLKKVDDLTGVHETRTQEDTDYAAKMKMLEAELDEALNANHKYRVQLQKQKSKGRNTHSSGKSKAEGEVVTKELFEKTKSSLETELKDLRDRYLEMSLKYAQVEAERGDLVMQLKTNSAKK from the exons ATGACAAAAGGAAACGCTGAATTGTATGATCAATATTCGTGTTTAGTGATCGAACTAACATCCGAGACTGAAAGAAACCAGAAAGAAGTAGAACGTCTCAAACATGAAATTTCTCGGCTTGATGAACAAAAGTCAACGCTGACTCTTGAAAAATTGAGCTTAGAATCGTCTCTCAAAGAAAACGATATTCACACTTTTCGTAAAGAATCTGAACGTAAGATTCAAGAACTAACAACCGAGCTTGCTGTCGTTAAAAAACACCACAAGAAGCTGATCGCAGAACACGAGAAAAAGTCAAAGTTGTTGACTAGTTACAGAATAAGAGAAGAACGAATAAGGACTGATTCAGAACACGAACGTCAACAACTCATTGAAGAGGCTgcaaatttaaaagaaaaagtaTCAGATTATAAACAAAAGCTCGAAAAACTAAAGAATGAAAAAAGTAATTTAGAAGCTTCTCTTCATTCGGTTTCCAACAGTTTCGAAAAGCTTAAAGCTGAGAAGATGTCGTTTTTCAACAAGATGTCGGAATTTGAGGATTGTAAAAGTGAAAGAGATGCATTAGAAGAAAAGCTTTCTAGACTGGAGGGCGATCTAACGGCTAAAAATGCATCACGTTTGCAGGATGCTAATATAAAAAATGAAATAAGTAGGATCAAGAGTGCGAATTTGCAATATCGGCTGAAAATTCAACAGCTTGAAGGCGAAAAGAAAGAATTGCTTAAAAAAGTTGACGATCTAACG GGTGTTCATGAGACTCGTACTCAAGAAGATACGGACTATGCTGCAAAGATGAAGATGCTTGAAGCTGAGCTTGATGAGGCTCTCAATGCAAATCACAAGTACAGAGTTCAACTTCAGAA GCAAAAGTCTAAGGGGCGTAATACTCATTCATCAGGGAAATCAAAGGCTGAAGGTGAAGTGGTGACAAAAGAGCTGTTTGAAAAGACGAAATCATCTTTGGAGACAGAGCTAAAAGACCTTCGTGACCGTTACCTTGAAATGAGCCTCAAGTATGCTCAAGTAGAGGCCGAAAGAGGAGATCTTGTGATGCAGTTAAAAACAAACAGTGCAAAGAAATGA
- the LOC110867595 gene encoding protein hook homolog, with amino-acid sequence MFKAQRNGKSPSSGEKIDFKFSNFQALQVPKVWDKLSVSIISVESGKTIARTNKALVRNGNCQWTETLSESIWIQHNNSSKELEEHLFKFVVSMGSARCGILGEAMVNMARYYTSSKSSSPVSLPLKKCNYGTILQVKIQCLTPRTKLRYMFVDEDNDHASSSRSNGSAVSLNPKSKSPPTQDLAPTSLLEQIKIMEPSYEPSSSNQNNDSAEHSLEKKTFHQESHINGIKHNIDANSKNSVSKSNKSSLKSMITQDDQEQEYNESSAHVPPSSSVINVGSSKNLLEAAEETIEELRDEARTWEEKTQKLMLGLEILREKYSDQSKTLAESQIEISSAMAERDSIKKEADHIKMLLEESVVKQKAPMESKSTYNSKGQSQRLKELENELKAHKESNIDLTQQLKKSQESNFELVSILQELEETTETQRTEIEELRAVKSTLTELEKSFNSNLMETRSLQLKLKQTEESEKTLQANMQVLEQALENERISNSQTRSDLEKKEEYINNMESKLSETEEIGKNRMREIERLKMKVSEVENECNELTNENLELACELKERNKTIEENHITSICLDNLRNDQMVLSGNLDSQVSANKLLEQKAMELEKDKREMELYSFEMEEENIKLVEHVSELESQLARVKDELEKSESEKQKLQESAENLIEECNTLQKSY; translated from the exons ATGTTTAAAGCacaaagaaatggaaagtcaccAAGTTCAGGGGAGAAGATTGatttcaagttttcaaattttcaagcTCTTCAG GTACCAAAGGTGTGGGACAAGCTTTCAGTGTCGATAATATCTGTAGAATCTGGAAAAACGATTGCAAGAACAAATAAAGCGTTGGTGCGAAATGGGAATTGTCAATGGACAGAAACTCTATCAGAATCTATCTGGATTCAACACAACAATTCTTCAAAAGAGCTTGAAGAACATCTATTCAAATTTGTTGTTTCTATG GGGTCTGCTAGATGTGGCATTCTTGGGGAGGCAATGGTCAATATGGCGCGTTACTATACTAGTTCAAAATCTTCTTCCCCGGTGTCATTGCCATTGAAGAAATGCAATTATGGCACGATTTTGCAG GTGAAAATCCAATGCCTGACACCAAGAACAAAACTAAGATACATGTTTGTGGATGAAGATAATGATCATGCAAGTAGCAGCAGATCAAATGGCTCAGCTGTTTCACTTAATCCCAAATCTAAATCCCCTCCAACTCAAGATTTGGCTCCCACTTCACTTCTTGAACAAATTAAAATCATG GAACCGAGTTATGAACCATCTAGTTCGAATCAGAACAACGATTCGGCTGAACACTCTTTAGAAAAGAAAACATTTCATCAAGAAAGTCATATAAATGGAATCAAGCACAATATTGATGCAAATTCCAAAAATAgtgtttcaaaatcaaacaaatcaTCTTTGAAATCAATGATAACTCAAGACGACCAAGAACAAGAGTACAACGAAAGCTCTGCACATGTCCCTCCCTCATCATCTGTGATAAATGTCGGCTCTTCAAAGAATCTTTTAGAAGCAGCCGAAGAAACCATTGAAGAGCTTCGTGACGAAGCCAGAACGTGGGAggaaaaaacacaaaaactaaTGCTCGGTTTGGAGATTTTAAGGGAGAAATACTCCGACCAGTCAAAAACTTTGGCGGAGTCTCAAATAGAGATTTCATCAGCAATGGCGGAACGTGATAGCATTAAGAAAGAAGCTGATCATATAAAGATGTTACTCGAGGAATCAGTTGTCAAACAGAAGGCACCAATGGAGTCAAAGTCAACATACAACTCCAAAGGTCAAAGTCAACGTTTAAAAGAACTTGAAAACGAGCTAAAAGCTCACAAAGAATCAAATATTGACTTGACTCAACAACTGAAGAAAAGTCAAGAATCGAATTTTGAGCTCGTGTCTATTCTTCAAGAGCTTGAAGAAACCACAGAAACACAAAGAACGGAAATTGAAGAACTTCGGGCCGTTAAGTCAACGTTGACCGAATTAGAAAAATCTTTCAATTCCAATTTAATGGAAACCAGAAGCTTACAACTTAAACTGAAACAAACGGAGGAATCAGAGAAGACTTTACAAGCAAACATGCAAGTTCTCGAACAAGCTTTAGAAAACGAGCGAATTTCAAATAGTCAAACTCGATCAGATCTTGAAAAGAAAGAAGAATATATCAACAATATGGAGTCAAAATTATCAGAAACAGAAGAAATTGGAAAGAATCGAATGAGAGAAATCGAACGGCTGAAAATGAAAGTTAGCGAGGTGGAAAATGAATGTAACGAGCTAACGAACGAGAACCTCGAGCTTGCTTGTGAGCTTAAAGAACGAAACAAGACTATTGAAGAAAATCATATTACATCTATATGTTTAGATAATTTAAGAAATGATCAAATGGTGCTTAGCGGTAATCTTGATTCACAAGTTTCCGCTAATAAGTTACTTGAACAGAAAGCAATGGAGCTCGAAAAAGACAAGCGTGAAATGGAGCTTTATTCGTTTGAAATGGAAGAAGAAAACATCAAGTTAGTGGAACATGTGTCTGAATTAGAAAGTCAACTAGCGCGGGTCAAAGACGAGTTGGAGAAATCTGAATCTGAAAAGCAAAAATTGCAAGAATCTGCTGAAAATCTCATTGAGGAATGCAACACTCTCCAGAAATCGTATTAA